The Vibrio aphrogenes genomic interval TCATCTACGATGATAATGCCGAGATCAGCAAATGGCGTAAATAAGGATGAGCGAGTTCCAATAATAATACCGGCTTGACGTTCACGGGCGGCCAACCAAGCATTAAGCCTTTCGCTGTCATTTAAGCCTGAGTGCATCACTTCAATGGGAACATGAAAGCGGCGCTTAAATCGATTGATGGTTTGTGGGGTTAACCCAATTTCAGGTACTAACACCAAGGCTTGCTTGCCAGCGGCTAAGACTGGCTTGATTAAGTTTAAGTACACTTCGGTTTTACCAGAACCGGTCACACCGTCAATCAAATAACAGCCAAATCCTGATGCTTGATTGATGGTGGCAACTGCAATGGCTTGCTCGGCATTGAGTTGGGGTTTGTGTTGCTCATTTTCGATCAGGTTAGGCCACACAGTTTTTGCCGGTTGAGTATGTTTCATTTCAATCCAGCCTTTTTGCTGCAGCGCTTTTAAAGTGGCACTGCTAATGCCTTCATCGATCATTGCTTGATGAGGTAAAGAGGAAGACTCCAGCAAACGCACCACTTTTTCTTGTTGGTGCGCACGGCCAAATCCTTGGATTAATTTGTTTTTACCTGCTTCGGTAAGGTGCCAGGTTTTTAAGCTGGTAAAGTCCGCAGTTTTGCCTTTTTTTAATAAAGCCGGTAAGGCCATCGCCAAGGTTTCTCCAAGAGGGTATTGGTAAAACTGGCTGCACCATTGCAATAATTGATACAGCGGCGCCGGCCAAATCGGATGGGTATCGAGACTGGCTTTGATGGGTTTAAGTTGCTCTCGCGGAAAGTCTGAATGATCGACTATATTAATGACAATCCCAACCAGAGTTTGCCGCCCAAAAGGGACAGAGACACGGCCGCCAATAACCGGAAAAAGGTAATTAGGGATGAGATAATCGAAGCACTTATCTAAAGGAACCGGTAAGGCAACTTGAGCAATATTGGGCTGCATAAGCGAAGAGTGGGTCCTGTTTGCCGTGATAAAACCAATGGAAGGGTATGATAAAACAGCCCATATTGATATAAAACTGAAATATTGTAGAAAAAGAGAGCAAATGAGTTGATCGAAACCAGAGTATTCTCTATTATACTGCGCCTCTAACGATGTATATATCTACATCATTTTTTAGTAACTACGTATGGTGTCTGACCGCTCTTGTAGGTAACTCTTACAAGGGGATGATTCAGATAGCGATACGGACCAATAAAAGGTTTGTCCTATGAAAACTGGTATCCACCCAGAATACAAAGCTGTTAGCGCTAACTGCTCTTGTGGTAACACTTTTGAGTTCAACACAACTCTAGACAAAGAGTCAATCCACCTAGACGTATGTGACAAATGTCACCCATTCTACACTGGTAAGCAACGTATCGTAGATACAGGCGGCCGTGTTGATCGCTTCAACAAACGTTTTGGTGCACTTAGCAGCAAAAAATAATCGATCACTAAAACACTTTAGTGTGAGACCGAATTGGAAAGGGATGCTTAGGCGTCCCTTTTTTCTTATCTAAAATGCGCGACATTAACTACCAAGTTTTAATTTGATCCATTAAGATTGACACTTATCCCTCCGTATACATTTTAGGACTACAGCATAATGTCAGATGATCAGCAGCAAGATGACTTTCGTCAAAGAGCACTTAACTACCACGCTCAACCTACCGCCGGCAAAATCGCTATTGCTTTAACAAAGCCTGCCGATACCGCAGAAGACCTCGCCCTCGCTTATAGCCCAGGGGTAGCAGAACCGGTTCGTGAAATTGCCCTGAATCCTGATAATGCTTATAAGTACACTGCGAAAGGCAATACCGTTGCAGTGATCTCAAATGGTACGGCGATTTTAGGTTTAGGTAATTTAGGCCCCTTAGCCTCTAAGCCTGTAATGGAAGGTAAAGCGCTATTGTTCAAGCGTTTTGCCAATCTTGATTCAATTGATATTCAAGTAAAACATCGCACCATTGATGAATTTATTGATACGGTTGCCAATATTGCCGACACTTTTGGCGGTATTAATCTAGAAGATATTAAAGCTCCTGATTGTTTTGAAATTGAACGTCAGTTGATTGAACGTTGTGACATACCAGTTTTCCATGATGACCAGCATGGTACCGCTATCGTAACGGCAGCAGGTATGTTAAATGCCATTGAGTTACAAGGTAAAAAACTATCAGAATGTAAAATTGTTTGCTTAGGTGCTGGGGCGGCTGCGGTCGCTTGTATGGAGCTCTTGATCAAATGCGGCGCCTTACGTGAAAAGATTTATATGCTCGATCGTAAAGGCGTGATTCATACTCGTCGTGATGACTTGAACGAATACAAACAATTATTTGCCAATAATACGGATATGCGTACCTTAGAAGATGTGATTGAAGGTGCTGATTTATTCTTAGGTGTGTCAGGTCCAAATCTATTACCAGCTGAAGCGCTTGCCTTGATGGCGGATAAGCCGGTTGTTTTTGCTTGCTCTAACCCTGATCCTGAAATCAAACCTGAAATCGCGACCAAAGTGCGTAATGACTTGATCATGGGAACAGGGCGCAGCGATTATCCAAACCAAGTGAACAATGTGATTTGTTTCCCATTCATTTTCCGTGGAGCATTGGATGTGCGTGCCAGTGAAATTAATGATGAAATGAAGCTGGCTGCAGTTGAAGCGATTCGTCAACTAGCAAAACAAGAGGTTCCGGCGGAAGTATTAAAAGCAGCTGGCGTCGATCATCTAGAATTTGGCCCAGATTACATCATTCCAAAACCAATGGACCCACGTTTGCTCTCTGAAGTTGCGGGTGCTGTGGCTCGTGCCGCGGTTGAATCTGGCGTAGCACGTATTGAGTTGCCGGAAGAGTATAAGCGATAACGGAGCTCGAATTTCGTTTCTCGTTATTCGAAAAAGCAAAAGCCAGAACGTTGATTCGTTCTGGCTTTTTATTATGAGTAACTAAAAATTTATAGTGGTGAATTAAAACGAGAAAGAATATTCGAGAAACGAGCCACGAATATGCGAGACACGTTTTTAATCATCAAAATTTTCGAATTCAATCCCCATTTCCGTCATTAAACGTTTTACTTCCGTTGGGATATCATCAGGGCGGTCTTTACGTAGATCTTCATCTGTTGGTAAAGGTTGGCCGGTATAAGCATGCAAGAAGGCTTCACATAGCAACTCACTGTTGGTTGCGTGGCGTAAGTTATTGACCTGACGGCGAGTGCGTTCATCGGTCAAAATCTTCAGTACTTTTAAGGGAATTGAAACAGTGATTTTTTTGACTTGTTCACTTTTTTTTCCATGCTCTGCATACGGGCTAATGTATTCACCATTCCAATCTGCCATCACACACCTTCGTTATTGATTATTTAAAATTTGTGGCTGTGGGTAATTTTAGGTGCATTTACCGCCAAAAGTAAAGACACTTAGATGGCTAGAAGTCTTGACGTCCTGCTTTGGCAGCGATAAAGTTAACCTCTCTTTAGACACTGTGAGCCTGTAGAGTCAAATGATCGTAGACATCTTCATCGTCAGTGATGACTTATGCCTTGATTGATATGATTATTTTAAGAAATTCCCTAGGCAAAAATAGCGCTTTAATAGTATTTAAGTATAGTGTCTATATACATTGATTGAGCACGTAACGTAAGGAATACACCAATGAGTTCAAGAAAGCCCGCGACTGTCGCTGTTCGAACCGGAATTGAATCTGATAGCCAATTTCATGCCGTCGTTCCGCCAATTTACCTTTCGACCAATTATGGCTTTCCTGCTTTTGGTGAAGTGCCTCAATATGATTATACTCGCTCTGGTAACCCCAATCGTGGTTTGCTAGAACAAGCTCTGTCTGAATTAGAACAAGGCGCTGGTGCGGTTATTACTAATTGTGGCACTTCCGCTTTGAACTTATGGGTTTCGGCCTTTATCGGCCCCGATGACTTAATCATCGCTCCCCATGATTGTTATGGTGGGACTTACCGCTTGTTTAATACTCGGGCCCAAAAAGGAGATTTTAAGGTTCAGTTTGTTGATCAATCCAATCAAGCGGAATTTGATGCGGCGCTCGCTAACAAGCCGAAGTTAATCTTATTAGAAACCCCTTCCAATCCTTTAGTGCGAGTGGTGGATATCGCACAAGCTTGCGCAAAAGCCAAGCAAGTGGGCGCATTAGTGGCCGTAGATAACACCTTCTTGACACCGGTGTACCAAAAACCGTTAACCTTAGGGGCAGACTTTGTGGTGCATTCGACCACCAAGTACATTAATGGTCATTCCGATGTGATTGGTGGCGTCATCATTGCAAAAGAAGCCGAGCATGCTGAAACATTAGCCTGGTGGGGAAATTGCATTGGGGCAACGGGCACACCGTTTGATAGTTATATGACGCTTCGTGGCCTGAGAACCTTGCCAGCCCGGATGCGTGTTCATGAAGAAAGCGCCCAAACTTTACTGGCTTATCTTCAACAACAGCCTTTAGTAGGGACGATTTACCATCCGAGTTTACCGCAGCATCCTGGGCATGATATCGCCAAAGCTCAGCAAAGTGGTTTCGGCTCCATGCTCAGTTTTGAAATCAATGGCAGCATGGAACAACTCAAGACCTTCGTGGGTCAGTTACAACTATTTTCTCTAGCGGAGTCGTTAGGTGGAGTAGAAAGCTTAATGTGTCACCCTGCATCAATGACTCATCGAGCTATGTCAGATGAAGCACAAGCAGAAGCGGGGATTTCGCCGCTATTATTGCGTGTTTCTGTTGGATTAGAGGACAGTCAGGATTTAATCGCTGATTTAGAGCAAGCTTTCAAAAAAGCACAAGAGGTAGCGTAAATGACATCTGCTCGTCAGTTACACAAATTTGGTGGTAGTAGTTTGGCCAACCCAGAGTGCTACAAACGAGTCGCCAACATTTTAAAAGAATATTCATCTCCAGCCGATATTATCGTCGTCTCTGCGGCAGGCAGTACTACTAACCGTTTGATCGATTGGATCAGTGCGTTAGAAAAAGATGGTCGTATTGCACATGAAGTTTTACAGCAATTACGCCAGTTTCAAATTGGCTTGGTGGAAGAACTATTACCAGAAGAAAAAGCTCAGCCTTTGTTGGACTTATTGGTCGCAGAATTTACCGCATTAAGTGATATTCATGGTCCGATCAATGACGTTATGCGTGCGAGTATTTTAGGTCATGGTGAAGTCTGGTCATCTCGTTTATTAGCGGCGTTATTATGCCATTTAGATATGGAAGCGGCACAACTGGATTCTCGTGATTTTTTACGTGCAGAGCGAGGCGCACAGCCTGAAGTCGACCGCGGCCGTTCTTTACCATTATTAAAAGAAATTTTGGCGCAACATGGTAGTAAGCGTCGCCTAGTGATTACGGGTTTTATGGCGCGTAATGAAGTGGGCGAAACGGTCTTACTTGGGCGTAATGGTTCCGATTATTCGGCCACTGTGATTGGTGCACTAGCGGAAGCAAAACGCGTCACTATTTGGAGTGATGTGGCCGGAGTGTACAGCGCCGATCCACGTAAAGTCAGTGATGCTTGCTTATTGCCATTATTACGCTTAGATGAAGCCAGTGAATTGGCACGATTAGCCGCCCCAGTGTTGCATAGCCGTACATTGCAGCCGGTTGCACAAAGTGCCATGGATTTAAGCTTACGTTGTAGTTATCAACCTGAGTCTGGCTCGACACGCATCGAGCGCGTATTAGCTTCTGGGCGTGGTGCGAAAATCATTACTTCACTTGATGAAGTCTTACTCGTCCAAGTTAATTTTGGTTCAGGACATGATTTTGAGCGCCTAGAATCTGAATTATTGCGCACCTTAACTCGAGCTCAATTGCAGCCCTTGGCAACCTTATCTCAGCCAGACCAAGGCAGTGTGTCGTTGGCCTATACGGCAGAAATTGCCGCAGGAGCGTTAAGTTATCTGCAAGACACAGCCGTTGGCGCTGAAATCAAATTGCTGGAAGGCTACTCCATGGTCGCGGCAGTTGGCGCAGGCGTTTCTAATAATCCTAATCATTGTTATGGATTTTATCAGCAGCTTAAAAATGCCCCAGTTGAATTTATGTGCGAATCTGAATCCGGCTTAAGCTTGGTAGCGATTTTACGCAAAACCGATGTCGCTAAGCTGGTGGTCGGCATTCATAGCCAATTATTCCAAGCACAAAAACGTATCGCCATTGCTTTGTGTGGTAAAGGTAATATCGGCTCTAGTTGGTTGGAACTCTTTGCCGAGCAAAAATCAGAACTGGAAAAGCGTCGCGGCATGAGTTTTGATTTAGTGGCGGTGGTCGATAGTCAAACTTATTGGCTGGATTTAAAAGGCATCGATCCGACTCAAGCATTGACTCGTTTTAGCGATGAAGCCGTAGCAAATGATGGCAAAACTTGGTTACAGACACTAGCGCATCAAAGTGATTACCATGAAGTGGTGGTTATGGATGTGACGGCCAGTGAAGAGTTAGCAGGCCAATATGAACAGATTGCAGAGCTAGGGATGCATTTAATCTGTGCCAATAAAGTGGCTGGCTCAGCCTCCACTCAAGATTATCTACGCATCATGAATGCCTTTGAAAAAACTGGCCGTCATTGGTTGTATAACGCCACAGTTGGGGCTGGGTTGCCAGTCAACTACGCGATTCGTGACTTACGTAATAGTGGCGATCAAATCACGGCTGTTTCTGGTATTTTCTCAGGTACTCTATCTTGGCTATTCCAACAATTTGATGGCAGCATTCCTTTTCTTGAGCTGGTCGATCTAGCGTGGCAGCAAGGGTTAACCGAACCGGATCCTCGTTCGGATTTGGATGGTTCTGATGTGATGCGTAAATTAGTGATCGTGGCGCGAGAATCGGGATTAGAAATAGAGCCGGAAAACGTCAAGGTAGAAACGTTAGTGCCAGAAGAATTAAAAGATTTATCGATCGATGATTTTTTTGATAAAGGCAAAGTACTCAATGAGCTATTGTCAGAGCGTTTAGCTAAAGCACAGAAGCAAGATAAAGTGTTGCGCTATATCGCACGATTATCTCGTGACGGCAAAGCCACGGTTGGCGTTGAGGCCTTGTCACCTGAACATGCGTTAGCGAACTTATTACCGTGTGATAATGTTTTTGCTATCGAAAGTAAATGGTACAAAGATAATCCATTAGTGATTAAGGGGCCGGGGGCAGGGCGAGCTGTCACCGCCGGTGCCTTACAATCGGATTTAAATCGCCTCTCTAACTTGATATAACGCCAATCAATTGATGCCACTCTGCTTACCCTTCTGTGGTAACTGAGTGGCATTGTTGTATTTGAGAGCAACTCAACATTATCATGAAGAAAATTCATGTTTATAAGATTGACATTAGATCCTATTCAATACATTCTGTAGACATATAGACGTCTAAATGAAAGTGAGCGACAACCAGATAAGTCAAGGGTTGAGCCAAGGCGGGAATTAGTCGGACGAGGAAGCTCCGGCCGTATTTTATAATTTTAGGTAAGTGATTTTAGTGAGTGGCAGTGCCACAGGGAGTTGAACATGAGTTATTCACACGCAGGGCATATCGATGCACTAAACCACAATGTGGCTGATCTTGCTGGCAAAATTAATGTTTCTTTTGAGTTTTTCCCACCGAGCAGTGAGAAGATGGAAGAAACCTTATGGAATTCCATTCATCGTTTAAAAACCTTGCAACCTAAATTTGTCTCTGTGACTTATGGAGCAAACTCTGGTGAACGCGACCGTACTCACTCCATTATTAAAGAAATTAAAGATCAAACGGGCCTGATTGCGGCGCCTCATTTAACCTGTATTGATGCTTCACGTGATGAGTTAAAAGAGATTGCACAAGATTATTGGAATAATGGTATTCGCGATATCGTTGCATTACGAGGCGATTTACCTCCCGGTGGTGGCAAGCCAGACATGTACGCCGCCGATTTGGTGGCGCTGTTAAAAGGAGTGGCTGACTTTGATATTTCTGTCGCCGCTTACCCTGAAGTGCATCCTGAAGCCAAAAATGCCCAAGCGGATTTAATCAATTTAAAACGTAAAGTCGATGCCGGGGCAAACCGAGCGATTACGCAATTCTTTTTTGATGTCGAAAGTTATCTTCGCTTCCGTGACCGCTGCGTGACCGCTGGCATTGAAGTTGAAATTATTCCCGGCATTTTACCGGTATCGAACTACAAGCAAGCAAAGCGTTTTGCTGATATGACCAATGTGCGTATTCCAAGCTGGATGGCGAAACAATATGAAGGTTTGGATGACGACCCAGTGACACGTCAGATGGTCGGGGCAAGCCAAGCCATTGATATGGTTCGCACACTCAGCCGTGAAGGGGTGAAAGATTTCCACTTCTATACTCTAAACCGTTCAGAGATGACGTACGCTCTTTGTCATACTTTGGGAGTTCGCCCTCGTTAATTCTTTTATATCGTGAGGTTAATAACTGCACGATGCAAGGCCGATGAATGATTTTTCATCGGCCTTTTTGTTTGCCGACAATTTTTTGCTGATTAGTTTTTTTTGATTGTTTTTTTCTGATTGGTTTTTAGTGATTGGCTTTTTGCGAATCAACAGGAAGCGATAATAAAAAACCGCGCAGAGCATGATGACGCTGCGCGGTTTGTGATTGAGGTGTGCGATAACTTAAGCGGTGTTACGCATACCTGCCGCAATACCTGCAATCGTTAGCATCAATGCTTCTTCCAACTCTGAAGAAGGGTTGTCAGTTTGACGAGTACGATAAAGTAATTCGGCTTGTAGCATGTTCAATGGCTCAACGTAGATGTTACGTAGGCGAATTGATTCTAATCCCCACGGATCACTTTGCATTAAGTTCTCGTTATTTTCGACATTCAGAACCGTTACGATGTCTTTTTGCAGTTGTTCACGGAGGCGCTCGCCCAGTGGCCACAAAGATTCGTCGGTTAGGCGATGATCGTAGTAACGAGAGATATCGATATTACATTTTGAGTACACCATTTCTAGCATACCTAAGCGGGTTGAGAAGAATGGCCATTCACGACACATTTCTTCTAGCATAGGTTGATGGCCTTGATTTACAACATGTTGAATTGCTTCACCTGCGCCAAGCCAAGCCGGTAAGACTAAGCGGTTTTGGCTCCAAGAGAAGATCCATGGAATTGCACGTAAGCTTTCTACGCCACCATTCGGGTTACGTTTAGAAGGGCGAGAACCTAAAGGTAATTTGCCCAATTCCATCTCAGGGGTGGCCGCGCGGAAATAAGGCACGAAATCAGGCTCACCACGAACTACGCCACGGTAAGCATCACATGAGACATCCGAAATGGTTTGCATCAATTCACGCCATTCTTTTTTCGGCTCTGGTGGTGGCAATAAGTTGGCTTCTAAAATCGCAGCGGCGTACAAATTAAAGCTATTTACGGCGACGTCGGGTAAACCAAGTTTAAAGCGAATCATCTCACCTTGCTCGGTCACACGTAGGCCACCTTTTAAGCTGCGAGGCGGTTGAGATAAGAGTGCAGCGTGTGCAGGTGCACCACCACGGCCAACTGTACCACCGCGACCGTGGAAGAGGGTTAAATCAATCCCTTCGGCATCAGACACTTTAACCAGTTTATCCATCGCATCGTACTGTGCCCAACCTGCGGCCATGACACCAGCATCTTTCGCCGAGTCTGAATAGCCAATCATTACCATTTGATGGTTGTTGATGAAATTACGATACCAATCTAATGAGAACAGTTGTTTCATGACTTCTTCAGAGCGATTTAAGTCATCCAAAGTTTCGAATAATGGGCAGACATCCATACGGAATTTGCAGCCACACTCTTGCAAGATAAGGTGCACCGCTAGGACATCAGAAGCGGTACGTGCCATGGAAATTACATAAGCACCGAAGGCTTCACGCGGATGCTCTGCCATGACGCGGCAAGTATCAAGCACTTCTTGCACTTCCGGTGACGGCTCCCAATTACGAGGAAGAAGCGGGCGTTTTGAGCTCAGCTCTTTGATTAAAAAGGCCACCTTTTCTTCTTCAGGCCATTGATCATAATCGCCAATTTCTAAAAAGCGTGTCATTTCGGTAATAACATCGGCATGACGAGTGCTTTCTTGGCGAATATCAAGGCGTACTAAGTGAATACCGAACGCATTAACGCGACGCAGAGTATCCAACAAAGAACCTTCGGCAATGATGCTCATACCGCATTCATGCAGTGATTGGTAACAGGCCAGTAATGGGTCCCATAACTGCTCAACTCGTTCTAAAATCGGCAAACTTGGGACTTCTTTACCATTAATACGTGCATCAAGGACGGTACAGGTATTATTTAATAAAGTACGTAAGCGCTTGAGAATGGCGCGATAAGGTTCGTGCT includes:
- a CDS encoding bifunctional aspartate kinase/homoserine dehydrogenase II, giving the protein MTSARQLHKFGGSSLANPECYKRVANILKEYSSPADIIVVSAAGSTTNRLIDWISALEKDGRIAHEVLQQLRQFQIGLVEELLPEEKAQPLLDLLVAEFTALSDIHGPINDVMRASILGHGEVWSSRLLAALLCHLDMEAAQLDSRDFLRAERGAQPEVDRGRSLPLLKEILAQHGSKRRLVITGFMARNEVGETVLLGRNGSDYSATVIGALAEAKRVTIWSDVAGVYSADPRKVSDACLLPLLRLDEASELARLAAPVLHSRTLQPVAQSAMDLSLRCSYQPESGSTRIERVLASGRGAKIITSLDEVLLVQVNFGSGHDFERLESELLRTLTRAQLQPLATLSQPDQGSVSLAYTAEIAAGALSYLQDTAVGAEIKLLEGYSMVAAVGAGVSNNPNHCYGFYQQLKNAPVEFMCESESGLSLVAILRKTDVAKLVVGIHSQLFQAQKRIAIALCGKGNIGSSWLELFAEQKSELEKRRGMSFDLVAVVDSQTYWLDLKGIDPTQALTRFSDEAVANDGKTWLQTLAHQSDYHEVVVMDVTASEELAGQYEQIAELGMHLICANKVAGSASTQDYLRIMNAFEKTGRHWLYNATVGAGLPVNYAIRDLRNSGDQITAVSGIFSGTLSWLFQQFDGSIPFLELVDLAWQQGLTEPDPRSDLDGSDVMRKLVIVARESGLEIEPENVKVETLVPEELKDLSIDDFFDKGKVLNELLSERLAKAQKQDKVLRYIARLSRDGKATVGVEALSPEHALANLLPCDNVFAIESKWYKDNPLVIKGPGAGRAVTAGALQSDLNRLSNLI
- the rpmE gene encoding 50S ribosomal protein L31, whose product is MKTGIHPEYKAVSANCSCGNTFEFNTTLDKESIHLDVCDKCHPFYTGKQRIVDTGGRVDRFNKRFGALSSKK
- the ppc gene encoding phosphoenolpyruvate carboxylase; the encoded protein is MNEKYAALKSNVRMLGDLLGATIQEAHGDAILGKVETIRKLSKSARAGNQEARESLVEEIKNLPDDQLTPVAHAFSQFLNLTNIAEQFHTISRHCEEYICEPDAIESLFNKLASNNISQDAAAQAIKELNIELVLTAHPTEIARRTMINKLVKINKCLALLEHSDLSRRERLKTERRLEGLIAQAWHSDVIRQQRPTPLDEAKWGFAVVENSLWQAVPEFLREFNGRVKEFTGESLPIDARPVHFSSWMGGDRDGNPNVTHPITAEVLLLSRWKAADLYFTDIQDLITELSMTACNHKVRELSGEEHEPYRAILKRLRTLLNNTCTVLDARINGKEVPSLPILERVEQLWDPLLACYQSLHECGMSIIAEGSLLDTLRRVNAFGIHLVRLDIRQESTRHADVITEMTRFLEIGDYDQWPEEEKVAFLIKELSSKRPLLPRNWEPSPEVQEVLDTCRVMAEHPREAFGAYVISMARTASDVLAVHLILQECGCKFRMDVCPLFETLDDLNRSEEVMKQLFSLDWYRNFINNHQMVMIGYSDSAKDAGVMAAGWAQYDAMDKLVKVSDAEGIDLTLFHGRGGTVGRGGAPAHAALLSQPPRSLKGGLRVTEQGEMIRFKLGLPDVAVNSFNLYAAAILEANLLPPPEPKKEWRELMQTISDVSCDAYRGVVRGEPDFVPYFRAATPEMELGKLPLGSRPSKRNPNGGVESLRAIPWIFSWSQNRLVLPAWLGAGEAIQHVVNQGHQPMLEEMCREWPFFSTRLGMLEMVYSKCNIDISRYYDHRLTDESLWPLGERLREQLQKDIVTVLNVENNENLMQSDPWGLESIRLRNIYVEPLNMLQAELLYRTRQTDNPSSELEEALMLTIAGIAAGMRNTA
- the metF gene encoding methylenetetrahydrofolate reductase, which translates into the protein MSYSHAGHIDALNHNVADLAGKINVSFEFFPPSSEKMEETLWNSIHRLKTLQPKFVSVTYGANSGERDRTHSIIKEIKDQTGLIAAPHLTCIDASRDELKEIAQDYWNNGIRDIVALRGDLPPGGGKPDMYAADLVALLKGVADFDISVAAYPEVHPEAKNAQADLINLKRKVDAGANRAITQFFFDVESYLRFRDRCVTAGIEVEIIPGILPVSNYKQAKRFADMTNVRIPSWMAKQYEGLDDDPVTRQMVGASQAIDMVRTLSREGVKDFHFYTLNRSEMTYALCHTLGVRPR
- the metJ gene encoding met regulon transcriptional regulator MetJ, which codes for MADWNGEYISPYAEHGKKSEQVKKITVSIPLKVLKILTDERTRRQVNNLRHATNSELLCEAFLHAYTGQPLPTDEDLRKDRPDDIPTEVKRLMTEMGIEFENFDD
- a CDS encoding O-succinylhomoserine (thiol)-lyase yields the protein MSSRKPATVAVRTGIESDSQFHAVVPPIYLSTNYGFPAFGEVPQYDYTRSGNPNRGLLEQALSELEQGAGAVITNCGTSALNLWVSAFIGPDDLIIAPHDCYGGTYRLFNTRAQKGDFKVQFVDQSNQAEFDAALANKPKLILLETPSNPLVRVVDIAQACAKAKQVGALVAVDNTFLTPVYQKPLTLGADFVVHSTTKYINGHSDVIGGVIIAKEAEHAETLAWWGNCIGATGTPFDSYMTLRGLRTLPARMRVHEESAQTLLAYLQQQPLVGTIYHPSLPQHPGHDIAKAQQSGFGSMLSFEINGSMEQLKTFVGQLQLFSLAESLGGVESLMCHPASMTHRAMSDEAQAEAGISPLLLRVSVGLEDSQDLIADLEQAFKKAQEVA
- a CDS encoding malic enzyme-like NAD(P)-binding protein, giving the protein MSDDQQQDDFRQRALNYHAQPTAGKIAIALTKPADTAEDLALAYSPGVAEPVREIALNPDNAYKYTAKGNTVAVISNGTAILGLGNLGPLASKPVMEGKALLFKRFANLDSIDIQVKHRTIDEFIDTVANIADTFGGINLEDIKAPDCFEIERQLIERCDIPVFHDDQHGTAIVTAAGMLNAIELQGKKLSECKIVCLGAGAAAVACMELLIKCGALREKIYMLDRKGVIHTRRDDLNEYKQLFANNTDMRTLEDVIEGADLFLGVSGPNLLPAEALALMADKPVVFACSNPDPEIKPEIATKVRNDLIMGTGRSDYPNQVNNVICFPFIFRGALDVRASEINDEMKLAAVEAIRQLAKQEVPAEVLKAAGVDHLEFGPDYIIPKPMDPRLLSEVAGAVARAAVESGVARIELPEEYKR